The Seriola aureovittata isolate HTS-2021-v1 ecotype China chromosome 2, ASM2101889v1, whole genome shotgun sequence genome has a segment encoding these proteins:
- the LOC130175387 gene encoding synaptonemal complex protein 1-like isoform X2, giving the protein MERNQGFNFKLLVPPRLNNGQGYSRCFDKGHMPFPNTSLVTPTKPIRQDFPNMKVVPPMEKDEKNCNPGQLCSKLFEEVEKMKCWKVNVDSDTVQKERRLQENKRTIETQRKAIQELQFGNENLSIKLEEQISENEDLRNKNNATRNLCNILKDTFQRSAKNMQLFESEREETHHLVMENSESIQKLIAAFESLRILAEADQQEMQKVKEGLLQFEELKKKYCQEYAMKEEEVAGLQIKLKNTESELEKVLLDLHETQKHCKQLQDTTNQQNELLKSSKAEQESLLQKLHTAEQSCEETQKNREAIAAALEQSKEEYAQIIQSKDVSLQELSRVKNQQAEKLEQIQTTIKELQDSLALEIQRAKELEDKLMAKNNELERRNTLLRETMDQSVKKDGQIKILGDELDIKLKSIESMKGKIDVTEVRVEELTTKLSKTTEEVKLFKNEAEMAFAQNDLLKKACEAAEKAKEDLKEKSTETEIKVQELEAELFTEIKKNKEHTFQMEQLRNDITLHKVKYEELLSNFNELQSEKMAIQQQFESESSNVKAVEENMKVSEEKAVKLTREIQRLKEENQCLREEANSIKTKIQEKIQETETRHKKMEENYENLHEKITEKEKQIKAVETKNKMLKKQITKEIAKSSQLENVISSLHDESQNLEKLNEEIHQKLLKDVEYKSTFAAELENEVQKIKLAAAEAIKNKEDAERKCQHKIADMVALMEKHKSQYDRIVEEKDAELDENKNKEKEAVSQRKSLELDLSKHKTENEQLKKQLKTETTKKENLQKELTDLKKEMSSMKITQVSEAENKQSPASNYKQGRCSETPKDSASKRRIFDFSKTRKTPSYCKDNGSAAVMKNAESDTESLRKSCGTTPKNKDAHTEDLKTPSMTNRVGGTSKIKSYRIRTPPSTEKAARWGKSAIEFDPRSDSSDQNDLLTFENAPTLNFSAPHCKLNTIKKIQSPVTKSPGSLLKLAAMKRMRDACWTAVTGGDKKKKKNNEKIFA; this is encoded by the exons ATGGAGAGAAACCAAGGTTTTAACTTCAAGCTGTTGGTGCCCCCCAGGTTGAATAACGGACAG GGTTACAGTAGGTGTTTTGACAAAGGACACATGCCTTTCCCAAATACAAGCCTGGTCACACCAACTAAACCGATCAGACAAG ACTTTCCCAATATGAAAGTTGTGCCACCAATGGAAAAAGACGAG AAAAATTGCAATCCTGGACAGCTTTGTTCCAAGCTCTTTGAGGAAGTTGAGAAAATGAAGTGTTGGAAGGTCAATGTTGACTCTGACACTGTGCAAAAGGAGAGAAGACtccaagaaaacaaaaggacaatAGAAACTCAGCGCAAAGCCATTCAAGAGTTACAG tttggaaatgaaaatctcAGCATAAAGCTGGAGGAACAGATAAGTGAAAATGAGGATTTGAGGAACAa AAACAACGCAACCAGGAACTTGTGTAATATACTGAAAGACACTTTTCAGCGGTCAGCTAAGAATATGCAGCTGT TTGAATctgaaagagaggaaacacatcACCTGGTTATGGAAAATAGTGAGAGCATTCAG AAACTGATTGCAGCATTCGAAAGCCTTCGTATTCTAGCAGAAGCTGATCAACAAGAGATGCAGAAag TGAAAGAGGGCTTGCTGCAATTTGAAGagctaaaaaagaaatattgtcAAGAATATGccatgaaggaggaagag GTGGCTGGGCTTCAGATAAAGCTTAAGAATACGGAAAGTGAACTAGAGAAAGTCCTGCTTGACCTCCATGAAACCCAAAAGCATTGCAAACAACTCCAAGACACAACAA ATCAACAAAATGAACTTCTCAAAAGCTCAAAAGCTGAACAGGAATCCCTTCTTCAAAAACTGCACACTGCTGAGCAGAGCTGTGAAGAAACTCAG AAAAATCGTGAAGCTATTGCTGCAGCCCTTGAACAAAGTAAAGAAGAATATGCACAGATCATCCAAAGCAAAGACGTAAGCTTGCAGGAGCTCAGCAGAGTTAAAAATCAACAAGCAGAGAAGCTGGAGCAGATTCAGACAACCATTAAAGAGCTACAGGATTCATTAGCCCTAGAGATACAGAG GGCCAAAGAACTGGAGGATAAACTAATGGCAAAAAACAACGAACTTGAAAGGAGAAACACGCTTTTAC GAGAGACCATGGACCAGAGTGTAAAGAAAGATGGGCAGATCAAAATCCTTGGAGATGAACTG gacataaaattaaaatccaTTGAGTCCATGAAGGGTAAGATTGATGTAACTGAAGTCAGAGTGGAGGAACTCACAACAAAGCTTTCAAAGACAACCGAAGAGGTCAAACTATTTAAG AATGAAGCAGAGATGGCCTTTGCTCAAAATGATCTACTGAAGAAGGCTTGTGAAGCTGCTGAAAAGGCAAAAGAAGATTTAAAGGAGAAGTCAACTGAGACAGAG ATCAAAGTGCAGGAGCTAGAGGCAGAGTTGtttactgaaataaagaaaaataaagaacacaCCTTTCAGATGGAGCAACTGAGGAATGACATTACACTGCATAA AGTAAAGTATGAAGAGCTATTATCCAACTTTAATGAGCTTCAGTCTGAGAAGATGGCCATTCAACAGCAGTTTGAGAGTGAATCCTCTAATGTGAAAGCTGTTGAGGAGAATATGAAG GTGAGCGAGGAGAAGGCTGTGAAGCTCACAAGAGAAATTCAAAGACTCAAAGAAGAAAACCAATGTTTACG AGAGGAAGCAAACTCCATTAAAACCAAAATCCAGGAGAAAATCCAAGAAACTGAGACTCGGCAcaagaaaatggaagaaaac TATgaaaatctgcatgagaaaattacagaaaaagaaaaacagatcaaaGCTGTTGAAACAaag aataaaatgctGAAGAAACAAATAACAAAGGAGATTGCAAAATCCAGTCAACTTGAAAATGTG atCAGCAGTCTTCATGATGAGTCCCAGAACCTTGAAAAACTGAATGAGGAAATCCATCAGAAATTGCTTAAGGATGTTGAGTACAAATCCACCTTTGCAGCAGAACTTGAGAATGAG GTACAAAAGATCaaattagcagcagcagaggccatCAAGAACAAAGAAGATGCAGAACGCAAGTGTCAACACAAGATAGCAGATATGGTTGCACTGATGGAGAAACACAAG AGCCAGTATGACCGGATCGTTGAAGAAAAGGATGCAGAGCTTGATGAGAACAAGAACAAAGAGAAGGAGGCTGTGTCCCAGAGGAAATCACTG GAGTTGGATCTTTCAAAACATAAGACTGAAAATGAGCAGTTGAAGAAACAGCTGAAGACTGAAACAACAAAGAAG GAAAACCTGCAGAAGGAGCTAACTGATTTGAAGAAAGAAATGTCATCAATGAAAATCACTCAGGTGTCAGAAGCAGAGAACAAGCAG TCACCTGCCTCAAACTATAAACAAGGACGATGTTCAGAGACTCCAAAAGACAGTGCTTCAAAGAGACGCATATTTGACTTCTCCAAGACCAGGAAAACTCCCTCCTACTGCAAAGATAATGGAAGTGCTGCAGTTATGAAGAATGCT GAATCTGACACTGAATCCCTCAGAAAGTCATGTGGAACAACACCAAAGAACAAG GATGCTCACACTGAAGACCTGAAAACCCCGAGTATGACAAACAGGGTTGGCGGAACATCAAAGATCAAA TCCTACAGGATAAGGACACCACCTTCCACTGAAAAAGCAGCACGCTGGGGGAAGAGCGCCATTGAGTTTGACCCCAGGTCTGACAGCTCTGATCAAAATGATCTATTG ACCTTTGAAAATGCACCCACGCTCAATTTTTCTGCTCCACACTGTAAACTCAACACCATCAAAAAG ATCCAGAGCCCTGTCACTAAATCACCAGGGAGCTTGTTGAAGCTAGCTGCAATGAAAAGGATGAGAGATGCTTGTTGGACCGCAGTGACAGGCGgtgacaagaaaaagaagaaaaacaatgagaagaTCTTTGCATAA
- the LOC130175387 gene encoding synaptonemal complex protein 1-like isoform X1, giving the protein MERNQGFNFKLLVPPRLNNGQVCAVVPQEIVESCGDFMNTFQQGYSRCFDKGHMPFPNTSLVTPTKPIRQDFPNMKVVPPMEKDEKNCNPGQLCSKLFEEVEKMKCWKVNVDSDTVQKERRLQENKRTIETQRKAIQELQFGNENLSIKLEEQISENEDLRNKNNATRNLCNILKDTFQRSAKNMQLFESEREETHHLVMENSESIQKLIAAFESLRILAEADQQEMQKVKEGLLQFEELKKKYCQEYAMKEEEVAGLQIKLKNTESELEKVLLDLHETQKHCKQLQDTTNQQNELLKSSKAEQESLLQKLHTAEQSCEETQKNREAIAAALEQSKEEYAQIIQSKDVSLQELSRVKNQQAEKLEQIQTTIKELQDSLALEIQRAKELEDKLMAKNNELERRNTLLRETMDQSVKKDGQIKILGDELDIKLKSIESMKGKIDVTEVRVEELTTKLSKTTEEVKLFKNEAEMAFAQNDLLKKACEAAEKAKEDLKEKSTETEIKVQELEAELFTEIKKNKEHTFQMEQLRNDITLHKVKYEELLSNFNELQSEKMAIQQQFESESSNVKAVEENMKVSEEKAVKLTREIQRLKEENQCLREEANSIKTKIQEKIQETETRHKKMEENYENLHEKITEKEKQIKAVETKNKMLKKQITKEIAKSSQLENVISSLHDESQNLEKLNEEIHQKLLKDVEYKSTFAAELENEVQKIKLAAAEAIKNKEDAERKCQHKIADMVALMEKHKSQYDRIVEEKDAELDENKNKEKEAVSQRKSLELDLSKHKTENEQLKKQLKTETTKKENLQKELTDLKKEMSSMKITQVSEAENKQSPASNYKQGRCSETPKDSASKRRIFDFSKTRKTPSYCKDNGSAAVMKNAESDTESLRKSCGTTPKNKDAHTEDLKTPSMTNRVGGTSKIKSYRIRTPPSTEKAARWGKSAIEFDPRSDSSDQNDLLTFENAPTLNFSAPHCKLNTIKKIQSPVTKSPGSLLKLAAMKRMRDACWTAVTGGDKKKKKNNEKIFA; this is encoded by the exons ATGGAGAGAAACCAAGGTTTTAACTTCAAGCTGTTGGTGCCCCCCAGGTTGAATAACGGACAGGTATGTGCTGTTGTACCTCAGGAAATTGTTGAGAGTTGTGGTGACTTCATGAATACATTTCAGCAG GGTTACAGTAGGTGTTTTGACAAAGGACACATGCCTTTCCCAAATACAAGCCTGGTCACACCAACTAAACCGATCAGACAAG ACTTTCCCAATATGAAAGTTGTGCCACCAATGGAAAAAGACGAG AAAAATTGCAATCCTGGACAGCTTTGTTCCAAGCTCTTTGAGGAAGTTGAGAAAATGAAGTGTTGGAAGGTCAATGTTGACTCTGACACTGTGCAAAAGGAGAGAAGACtccaagaaaacaaaaggacaatAGAAACTCAGCGCAAAGCCATTCAAGAGTTACAG tttggaaatgaaaatctcAGCATAAAGCTGGAGGAACAGATAAGTGAAAATGAGGATTTGAGGAACAa AAACAACGCAACCAGGAACTTGTGTAATATACTGAAAGACACTTTTCAGCGGTCAGCTAAGAATATGCAGCTGT TTGAATctgaaagagaggaaacacatcACCTGGTTATGGAAAATAGTGAGAGCATTCAG AAACTGATTGCAGCATTCGAAAGCCTTCGTATTCTAGCAGAAGCTGATCAACAAGAGATGCAGAAag TGAAAGAGGGCTTGCTGCAATTTGAAGagctaaaaaagaaatattgtcAAGAATATGccatgaaggaggaagag GTGGCTGGGCTTCAGATAAAGCTTAAGAATACGGAAAGTGAACTAGAGAAAGTCCTGCTTGACCTCCATGAAACCCAAAAGCATTGCAAACAACTCCAAGACACAACAA ATCAACAAAATGAACTTCTCAAAAGCTCAAAAGCTGAACAGGAATCCCTTCTTCAAAAACTGCACACTGCTGAGCAGAGCTGTGAAGAAACTCAG AAAAATCGTGAAGCTATTGCTGCAGCCCTTGAACAAAGTAAAGAAGAATATGCACAGATCATCCAAAGCAAAGACGTAAGCTTGCAGGAGCTCAGCAGAGTTAAAAATCAACAAGCAGAGAAGCTGGAGCAGATTCAGACAACCATTAAAGAGCTACAGGATTCATTAGCCCTAGAGATACAGAG GGCCAAAGAACTGGAGGATAAACTAATGGCAAAAAACAACGAACTTGAAAGGAGAAACACGCTTTTAC GAGAGACCATGGACCAGAGTGTAAAGAAAGATGGGCAGATCAAAATCCTTGGAGATGAACTG gacataaaattaaaatccaTTGAGTCCATGAAGGGTAAGATTGATGTAACTGAAGTCAGAGTGGAGGAACTCACAACAAAGCTTTCAAAGACAACCGAAGAGGTCAAACTATTTAAG AATGAAGCAGAGATGGCCTTTGCTCAAAATGATCTACTGAAGAAGGCTTGTGAAGCTGCTGAAAAGGCAAAAGAAGATTTAAAGGAGAAGTCAACTGAGACAGAG ATCAAAGTGCAGGAGCTAGAGGCAGAGTTGtttactgaaataaagaaaaataaagaacacaCCTTTCAGATGGAGCAACTGAGGAATGACATTACACTGCATAA AGTAAAGTATGAAGAGCTATTATCCAACTTTAATGAGCTTCAGTCTGAGAAGATGGCCATTCAACAGCAGTTTGAGAGTGAATCCTCTAATGTGAAAGCTGTTGAGGAGAATATGAAG GTGAGCGAGGAGAAGGCTGTGAAGCTCACAAGAGAAATTCAAAGACTCAAAGAAGAAAACCAATGTTTACG AGAGGAAGCAAACTCCATTAAAACCAAAATCCAGGAGAAAATCCAAGAAACTGAGACTCGGCAcaagaaaatggaagaaaac TATgaaaatctgcatgagaaaattacagaaaaagaaaaacagatcaaaGCTGTTGAAACAaag aataaaatgctGAAGAAACAAATAACAAAGGAGATTGCAAAATCCAGTCAACTTGAAAATGTG atCAGCAGTCTTCATGATGAGTCCCAGAACCTTGAAAAACTGAATGAGGAAATCCATCAGAAATTGCTTAAGGATGTTGAGTACAAATCCACCTTTGCAGCAGAACTTGAGAATGAG GTACAAAAGATCaaattagcagcagcagaggccatCAAGAACAAAGAAGATGCAGAACGCAAGTGTCAACACAAGATAGCAGATATGGTTGCACTGATGGAGAAACACAAG AGCCAGTATGACCGGATCGTTGAAGAAAAGGATGCAGAGCTTGATGAGAACAAGAACAAAGAGAAGGAGGCTGTGTCCCAGAGGAAATCACTG GAGTTGGATCTTTCAAAACATAAGACTGAAAATGAGCAGTTGAAGAAACAGCTGAAGACTGAAACAACAAAGAAG GAAAACCTGCAGAAGGAGCTAACTGATTTGAAGAAAGAAATGTCATCAATGAAAATCACTCAGGTGTCAGAAGCAGAGAACAAGCAG TCACCTGCCTCAAACTATAAACAAGGACGATGTTCAGAGACTCCAAAAGACAGTGCTTCAAAGAGACGCATATTTGACTTCTCCAAGACCAGGAAAACTCCCTCCTACTGCAAAGATAATGGAAGTGCTGCAGTTATGAAGAATGCT GAATCTGACACTGAATCCCTCAGAAAGTCATGTGGAACAACACCAAAGAACAAG GATGCTCACACTGAAGACCTGAAAACCCCGAGTATGACAAACAGGGTTGGCGGAACATCAAAGATCAAA TCCTACAGGATAAGGACACCACCTTCCACTGAAAAAGCAGCACGCTGGGGGAAGAGCGCCATTGAGTTTGACCCCAGGTCTGACAGCTCTGATCAAAATGATCTATTG ACCTTTGAAAATGCACCCACGCTCAATTTTTCTGCTCCACACTGTAAACTCAACACCATCAAAAAG ATCCAGAGCCCTGTCACTAAATCACCAGGGAGCTTGTTGAAGCTAGCTGCAATGAAAAGGATGAGAGATGCTTGTTGGACCGCAGTGACAGGCGgtgacaagaaaaagaagaaaaacaatgagaagaTCTTTGCATAA